In the genome of Bacillus carboniphilus, one region contains:
- the metG gene encoding methionine--tRNA ligase, whose protein sequence is MGQSEKTFYITTPIYYPSGNLHIGHAYTTVAGDAMARYKRLRGFNVMYLTGTDEHGQKIQRKAEEENVTPQAYVDNIVSGIKTLWDKLDISYDDFIRTTEKRHKDAVEKIFARLVEQGDIYLDQYEGWYCTPCESFFTERQLNEGKCPDCSREVEKVKEESYFFKMSKYVDRLVQYYEDHPEFIQPESRKNEMLNNFIKPGLEDLAVSRTTFDWGVKVPGDPKHVIYVWIDALSNYITALGYGSEDDQKYQKYWPADVHLVGKEIIRFHTIYWPIMLMALDLPLPKKVFGHGWLLMKDGKMSKSKGNVVDPVTLIDRYGLDELRYYLLREVPFGSDGVFTPEGFVERINFDLANDLGNLLNRTVAMIDKYFDGEIPTYKGSNNSFEQGLLKMNEETVQKYEEAMENMEFSVALASLWQLVSRTNKFIDETQPWVLAKDEAKKDELGSVMVHLAESLRRIAVLLQPFLTKTPSGIFDQLQITDLALKSWDSLTEFGRIPAGTKVNKGKPLFPRLEVEEEVQYIKDQMSGGVKEESKASIEEKPETDEITIDDFMKVDLRVAKVVHCEPVKKADKLLKLQLDLGYEKRQVVSGIAEHYKPEELIGRKVICVTNLKPVKLRGELSEGMILAGKKDGVLSLATVGDELEIGAQVK, encoded by the coding sequence ATGGGACAATCAGAAAAAACGTTTTATATAACTACACCTATTTATTACCCAAGTGGTAATCTTCACATTGGGCATGCCTATACAACGGTTGCAGGAGATGCGATGGCACGTTATAAGCGCCTGAGAGGGTTTAATGTCATGTATTTAACCGGAACGGATGAACACGGACAAAAAATTCAAAGAAAAGCAGAGGAAGAGAACGTAACTCCTCAAGCATACGTTGATAATATTGTGTCTGGTATTAAGACATTATGGGATAAGTTAGACATTTCATATGATGATTTTATTCGTACAACAGAGAAAAGGCACAAGGATGCTGTCGAAAAGATTTTTGCAAGACTTGTTGAGCAGGGGGATATTTATCTAGATCAATACGAAGGCTGGTACTGTACACCTTGTGAATCCTTCTTTACAGAGCGTCAATTAAATGAGGGGAAATGTCCAGACTGTAGCCGTGAGGTAGAAAAAGTTAAAGAGGAATCTTACTTTTTTAAGATGAGTAAGTATGTAGATAGACTTGTTCAGTATTACGAAGATCACCCCGAGTTTATCCAACCAGAATCACGTAAAAATGAAATGTTGAATAACTTTATCAAGCCTGGTCTTGAAGACTTAGCTGTATCTAGAACAACATTTGATTGGGGAGTTAAAGTCCCAGGTGATCCAAAACATGTTATTTATGTTTGGATTGATGCTCTTTCAAACTATATAACAGCATTAGGCTATGGAAGTGAAGATGATCAGAAGTATCAGAAATATTGGCCTGCTGATGTTCATCTTGTCGGAAAGGAAATAATAAGATTCCATACGATTTACTGGCCGATTATGTTAATGGCACTTGATCTTCCTCTTCCTAAGAAAGTGTTTGGTCATGGCTGGTTACTAATGAAAGACGGTAAAATGTCTAAATCAAAAGGTAATGTAGTGGATCCGGTTACGTTAATTGATCGATACGGATTAGATGAATTACGTTACTATTTATTGCGTGAAGTTCCATTTGGTTCAGATGGGGTATTCACACCGGAAGGGTTTGTAGAAAGAATTAACTTTGATTTAGCAAATGACTTAGGTAACCTCCTGAATCGTACTGTAGCTATGATTGATAAATACTTTGATGGAGAAATCCCGACCTACAAGGGTTCTAACAACTCATTTGAACAGGGCTTACTTAAGATGAATGAAGAAACCGTTCAAAAGTATGAAGAAGCAATGGAAAATATGGAGTTTTCAGTTGCCCTAGCCTCTTTATGGCAGTTAGTAAGTCGTACAAACAAGTTTATTGATGAAACGCAGCCATGGGTGTTAGCAAAAGATGAGGCGAAGAAGGATGAACTGGGTAGTGTAATGGTTCATTTAGCGGAATCTTTAAGAAGGATTGCTGTGCTTTTACAACCATTCTTAACGAAGACTCCTAGTGGGATTTTTGATCAACTTCAAATTACAGATTTAGCATTAAAATCATGGGATAGCTTGACAGAATTTGGCCGTATTCCTGCAGGAACAAAGGTTAATAAAGGGAAACCATTGTTCCCACGCCTAGAAGTGGAAGAAGAGGTTCAATATATTAAAGATCAAATGTCCGGTGGCGTTAAAGAAGAATCAAAAGCTTCCATTGAAGAAAAGCCTGAAACAGATGAGATTACAATTGATGATTTCATGAAGGTGGATTTAAGAGTTGCAAAAGTCGTTCATTGTGAACCTGTTAAAAAGGCGGATAAATTATTAAAACTACAATTAGATTTAGGATATGAAAAACGACAAGTAGTTTCAGGAATTGCAGAACATTATAAACCAGAAGAGTTAATTGGCAGAAAAGTAATCTGTGTTACAAATCTAAAGCCAGTAAAGCTTCGCGGAGAATTATCAGAAGGTATGATATTGGCGGGTAAAAAAGATGGTGTTCTTTCTTTAGCAACCGTTGGTGATGAATTAGAAATTGGTGCTCAAGTAAAATAA